In the Oryza glaberrima chromosome 6, OglaRS2, whole genome shotgun sequence genome, one interval contains:
- the LOC127775556 gene encoding protein HEADING DATE 3A-like isoform X2: MCRRRTVFSPDELLPQVMVDPDAPNPSNPTLREYLHWMVTDIPSSTDDSFGREIVTYESPSPTMGIHRIVMVLYQQLGRGTVFAPQVRQNFNLRSFARRFNLGKPVAAMYFNCQRPTGTGGRRPT, from the exons ATGTGTAGGAGGCGGACGGTGTTCTCTCCGGACGAGCTCCTCCCACAG GTTATGGTGGATCCTGATGCTCCTAATCCCAGCAACCCAACCTTGAGGGAATACCTGCACTG GATGGTGACTGATATCCCATCATCGACGGACGATAGCTTTG GGCGGGAGATCGTAACATACGAAAGCCCAAGCCCCACCATGGGCATCCACCGCATCGTGATGGTGTTGTATCAGCAGCTTGGGCGCGGCACGGTGTTCGCGCCGCAGGTGCGTCAGAACTTCAACCTGCGCAGCTTCGCGCGCCGTTTCAACCTCGGCAAGCCGGTGGCCGCCATGTACTTCAACTGCCAGCGCCCGACAGGCACAGGTGGGAGGAGGCCAACCTGA
- the LOC127775556 gene encoding protein FLOWERING LOCUS T-like isoform X1: MANDSLTRSHIVGDVLDQFSNSVPLTVMYDGRPVFNGKEFRSSAVSMKPRVEIGGDDFRFAYTLVMVDPDAPNPSNPTLREYLHWMVTDIPSSTDDSFGREIVTYESPSPTMGIHRIVMVLYQQLGRGTVFAPQVRQNFNLRSFARRFNLGKPVAAMYFNCQRPTGTGGRRPT, from the exons ATGGCAAATGACTCATTGACAAGGAGCCATATAGTTGGAGATGTGTTAGACCAATTTTCAAACTCAGTGCCTCTAACTGTGATGTATGATGGGAGGCCTGTGTTTAATGGCAAGGAGTTCCGTTCCTCGGCAGTCTCGATGAAACCTAGAGTTGAGATTGGTGGCGATGATTTTCGATTTGCCTATACCCTA GTTATGGTGGATCCTGATGCTCCTAATCCCAGCAACCCAACCTTGAGGGAATACCTGCACTG GATGGTGACTGATATCCCATCATCGACGGACGATAGCTTTG GGCGGGAGATCGTAACATACGAAAGCCCAAGCCCCACCATGGGCATCCACCGCATCGTGATGGTGTTGTATCAGCAGCTTGGGCGCGGCACGGTGTTCGCGCCGCAGGTGCGTCAGAACTTCAACCTGCGCAGCTTCGCGCGCCGTTTCAACCTCGGCAAGCCGGTGGCCGCCATGTACTTCAACTGCCAGCGCCCGACAGGCACAGGTGGGAGGAGGCCAACCTGA